GTGTGGAGCGAGTTCGGGCGCCGCATCACTGAAAGTGACAGCGGCACCGATCACGGCGCCGGCGGCTTGGCCTTCGCCGTGGGCAAGCCTGTGAAGGGTGGTGTCTACAGCGCCTATCCCAGCCTCGTCAAAGGCCTGGCGGACAAGACGCTGGATGGGAACCTCGAAACCACCGTCAACTACCTGCGACTCCAGGCCACCCTGCTGGAGAAGTGGCTGCCGGGCGGGGTTGGAACCTCGGCCACCATCCTGGGCTCCAGCGATCCGAAATACATCCAGCCCATTCCCTTCCTCTAACACCACCACCACGACTCTCCATCCTTGAATAGGAGCCAGCGATGGGCAACCTGGGCATCACCGAAATCCTGCTGATCGGCCTCGCACTGCTGTTGTTCTTCGGGCCTTCCCGCCTGCCCGAATTGGGCAAAAGTCTGGGCAAGGGCATCCAGGAATTCAAGAAGGCCGGGAAGGAACTGACCGAGGCCGTGAGCGAAGAAGTCCGTAATGAGCGGAAGTAGGGTTCCGGTTTAGGGCATCAGACACAACGGGAAGACCATGGAGGGCATCCCCTTCGTGGTCTTCCCGTCTTCCCGTCTTCTTGGTCCAGGTGGTTCTCTATTTCACGCGACGGGCCGTAAGCAAATCAGCAGATCATGGAACGGGCTCAAGCCCTGAAGCATGTAACCGAAGGAAATTCCTTTTGAGGGGCTTCGTGGCGGTCCGCCTAGACAATGGGAGGCCATTTTCTGATTCTGACGGTGGTGGTTCAGTTTACGAGGGAATGTGTGGCCCCGGGCCAAGCCCAGGCTGAGTGGCAACGATGTGGCCGAGGCCCTAGCTGTAAGTGCCAATCAGGTTGTTCACCCGAGATCTGGGAAGCTGAAAGCGCCAACAAACAGCTTTCTCGGAGCCTCGGGTGAACCTCCACAGTTCAGCAAAGTCTTGCCCCGCCAGTCGAGCATTAATGGTGAAGCGCGTTCTGGAGGAGGACTGGACGGTCCGGGATGCGGCTGAATCCATAGGAATCAGCAGGCGCAGGGCCTACCGATGGCTCGCTCGGTTCAAAACAGAGGGTCCGGCCGGGCTCCTGGATCGCTCCAGCCAGCCGCATCGCCTGGCGCGAAGCCACGAGCTTGGCCTCGTCGTCGAGGCCGTAGGTCGAAGGCGGCGGGGCCAGGCGGCGATCCGGATTGCCTCGGAACTGGGCGTGCCCCGTTCCACCGTGGGCTTCTGGCTCCACAAGGCGCGCATCTCCAAGGCTTCGGACCTCCAGCCCAAGGAACCCGACAACCGCTACGAACACGCGGCCCCCGGCGACCTCCTCCACCTGGACACCAAGAAGCTCGCCAACTTCCACGAAGTGGGCCACCGCGCCACAGGCATCCGCCACCACAAGAACCGCGATGCGGGCTACCAGGTGCTCCATGTCTGCTCGGACGACCACTCGCGGGCCTGCTACATGGAAGTGCTCCCGGACGAGAAGAAGGAGACCACTGCCTCATTCCTCCAGAGGGCGCTGTTGCACTTCCAGGCCCGGGGCGTCACCGCCCGCAAGCTGCTGACCGACAACGGCTCGCCCTACCGGTCCAAGGCGTTCAAGGCCATGCGCGAAGCCTTCGGCCTCACGCACAGCCGCACCCGCCCCTACCGCCCACGGACCAACGGCAAGGCCGAGCGCCTCATCCAGACCGCCCTGCGAGAGTGGGCCTACGGTCCCACCTGGCAGAGCTCAGACGAAAGAAACCAGGCGCTCGGCGCCTGGCTCCACTTCTACAATCACCACAGGCCCCACAAGGCCTTAGGTGGTCAGCCCCCGGTTACCCGGCTGGTCAACCTCGTTGGCACCGACAGCTAGTAAATGGCTGAAACCAGATTGAAGTCAAAGCCTCGGGTTCTGCTCAGGATTCGATGAGGTGGAGGCCCCCCCTGTGCGACCCCCCGATGCTCCAGAGGGCTGTTCATGGTTGAACAATTAGGCCATCAGGCTCTGCCAGGGAAAGCTTACCAAGGATGCCCTGCACTGGACTGATTGAGAGAACTCATTTCGAGCCCTTTTACTCCTAATTAGGGCTATGGCTAGGGGGTTGAAAACCTACACCTAAAACATGCCAAGGAACCTGCTCTAGTGATGTTACGAGAATATCAGCATGATATTCCGGTTCAATCACCGTGAGATCATATAAGCCTCGATCAACCATTACCGTTTGCCATCCTAATTTTCGGGCAGTAATAAAATCCTTTTTAGGGTTATCACCACAGTAGATAAAATCATCTGCATGTTTTGACATTTCATTTATAAGACGGATATAAGGACGGGGAGAGGGTTTCCAGCTGTCGGGTCCTTCATCATCGCTGAACACAATAGCCGTAAAAAAGGGTTCAATTCCAAGCGCCGCAACTTTACGACGTTGCACCATCCTATAACCATCCGTTATCAGTCCCAAAGGCACGCTCCTTGATAAAGATGTCAAGACGACTCGGGCATCATTATATAATGCAATTGCAGGGCTATGACTTCTATATACATTTATGAGGTCCAGAACAGGAATCTCCATTTTGTTAGCGTTCAAGACCCGATCAAAGATATCACCACGAATTCCCTGATTGAAAAGAGTAATACATTGAGTTCCAAAATCCTTCATTCCATAATATTTAGACACATGCCAACCGACTGCCTGGAATCCACTGATATTGTAGCTCGACTCAGGATATAGTGTGTCGTCTAAGTCAAAAATGACGGCTTTCCTCACTTTATCCTGGCCTCGGGAACGATGATCTCATCATCGAAACGGAGCATGACGAGACCGTCGCGCCAAGCGTTCATTTGTGCACCGCAAGGCAAGCCTAAATATTCTTGAATAAGCCAGCGCGGGAAATCTGCGCCGGCCTGAAGAGAGAGAGTAATTCCCCCCGCAAAACGAGGATTAATCTCAGTAAAACACAACCTTCCGTCCAACCTTCGGAAGCACTGCACAGTGAGACCACCGACTACCTCCGGAAGGGTCGTAATTAATTTTTCTACAGCAGTTATGATCGACTGGTCCTTCACGGTTACACTCTTGCTGACTTCCCCCGACCTAATTGCGATTCGCCTACGCGGGACAACGCATTTGATTTGTCCACTTATCCCACAAAGCACGTCGCACGTAAACTCTGATCCAACTATGAATTCCTGAATCATGGCGTTAGGTATATAGCTGCTAAAAAACTCGAGCTCCCGGGGAGTTGTGATTTTTGTAACCCCGATGCTCGAACTACCATTCCATGGCTTGATTAACAATGGGAAATCATTTGCCTTGATAGATTCCAGTTCTTGCGTTGTGAATAGATGTGGAGTGTCGATAAAATGTTGTTGAAAAAATGCATTGGTCAACCGCTTATCATTTGCAATATCTATGGCTTCGGGTGAAGAGATGATTATTTGAATACCTTTTTCAAAAAATCGCTGGCGATTTCTGGCGAGTATTCCCAAATCCGAATCGATGAGTGGGAATAGTAACGAAACTTGGAGTTCGATGCACTGCTCAAGCAGGGTATCAATATAACTCGATGATTCAATACGAGGCAGGAGGACAAAACAATCTGCCACAAAGGCCGTAGGAACATTACTTGACGCATCTCCCGCAAGGATCTTGCCCGGAATTCCAAGCTCAACAAGTGTACGCTGAAAATGGCGTAACAAGTTTACCCTCCGGCCAGAAGATGTGAACAAGATGTTCAATGGGCGCTGCTTCATAACTGATATCCTAATCGCGTGTGCCTACCATCAAGGAATAAAATCTCTTTGAAGGATAAATATTAATTTCGGAGTTTTATACATTAATCCACCAAAAGAAATGTACTAAGTATATATAATTGACATTATTTTCAACAATTTATCAATTACCATATCAACTCAATTTCAGTATATAGGGAAAACAGTGCGGACTTGAGGTCACTATAATAATTTTATCAGAAGGTTGAAAAATCCGGTCCGACCATTACCCTATAGAATCTTTACCCCTTCGCTTTTTTTGATTTTTTTTACAAGCAAATTGATGATTTTATCATCACGATTCATATTAAATTTTCTAGCAAAAAAGGCAATCTCTCCAGCCTTGGTTAGTTCATTAAAATCATCAGAATTAAATGTGTAAGGTGAATTTTTCTCCCTTCTTTTCCAGTCAATATAACGTAAATTTGTTGTCATATTTTTACCCCCAAGACTAAGTCTTTCTTTAAATGGCGAGTTTAAAATTAGAGTTTGCATAAAAACTTCGTCGCACGTCAATCCATGGCGGAAGGTTTTTTCTATCCACTCTTCTTTGTTAAGAACGTACAGGGCAAAAGAATGGGATATTGAAAAATAGGCCGATCCGTGATGGAAGCCCCCTGCGGGTTCTTTAGAAAAGTGAATTCCAAAAATCTTTTGGAACTTCACTAGCGCATACCTCATAGCCCGAAGAAATTTATTTTTTCTATACGAAGAAAATTCAACAAAAAAATGATAATAGGTAGCCTTTTCAAAGGCTTCATTTTTATACTTTGGCTCAATATTAATATATTCAATTTCCGAATTTTCAAGATATTCGTGAATGATATCCTGACTAACAAGAGGTAGGTCTACACCTGTAAGCAAATGATAATAGATATATTCGCCCTTCGTTGCTTCCCTGAGAAGCTCCAGCACTCCTTTGATAACGGAGTACCCACCCCAAAATATTGGGAAGGGCTTTAAAATTTGTAACTTTGACTTAGTTAGTCGAAGTTCCCACAAAAGAATGTCTCCCTTCGAATCAGTTTGGAGATAAATATCATTGCGTTCATCATCGAGAAGAGATAATAATCGACAAAGCTGGTCATGGTTTTCATGAGCCATAACTAAATACGCGTGACGTTTCATAATATTTTGCCTTCACATAAATTAAATAATAAATTATCAATTTAATGATATTTCGATAATATTGCATATTGCAATTCGATTGATATTTATTTCAAATTCTACTTATCTTCAAATACAATAAATCTAAAAATACAAACCAAGATCGCTACTTCAATTTAGCTTCCGTCGATTCCTCTTTATTTTTTGGATTTAATAATAATAGATGAAATTATCATTTCTTCAGCTTTATACGTTACTTTTCAAATAAAATCTATATTAAAATTCTGGAAACCAATTGATGGCCAAGAGTAGCGTCTATAGGGTTAATCCTCCCAGTTTTCTTGTGCATGTTCAATGTGGAAGATCGACCCTCTGAGAGACCCATGGCCAGCGTGCCCGACCTTGGGAGGGGTTGATCAAATGAGGATACGCCCTCTCGCGAATGAGGGTGAATTAGGCAGGAGAAGGCCAGCCCGCACGGCGCTGGGTTCTACCCAGGCGTCCATCACCTTTCCTGCAAACGCACTGCCATCGTCTGCAATGATTAACATGGATTTCCTCCGCGCCCGAACAGCCATGTCTAGGTGTCGGTGCCAACGAGGTTCACCAGCCGGGTAACCGGGGGCTGACCACCTAAGGCCTTGTGGGGCCTGTGGTGATTGTAGAAGTGGAGCCAGGCGCCGAGCGCCTGGTTTCTTTCGTCTGAGCTCTGCCAGGTGGGACCGTAGGCCCACTCTCGCAGGGCTGTCTGGATGAGGCGCTCGGCCTTGCCGTTGGTCCGTGGGCGGTCGGGGCGGGTGCGGCTGTGCGTGAGGCCGAAGGCTTCGCGCATGGCCTTGAACGCCTTGGACCGGTAGGGCGAGCCGTTGTCGGTCAGCAGCTTGCGGGCGGTGACGCCCCGGGCCTGGAAGTGCAACAGCGCCCTCTGGAGGAATGAGGCAGTGGTCTCCTTCTTCTCGTCCGGGAGCACTTCCATGTAGCAGGCCCGCGAGTGGTCGTCCGAGCAGACATGGAGCACCTGGTAGCCCGCATCGCGGTTCTTGTGGTGGCGGATGCCTGTGGCGCGGTGGCCCACTTCGTGGAAGTTGGCGAGCTTCTTGGTGTCCAGGTGGAGGAGGTCGCCGGGGGCCGCGTGTTCGTAGCGGTTGTCGGGTTCCTTGGGCTGGAGGTCCGAAGCCTTGGAGATGCGCGCCTTGCGGAGCCAGAAGCCCACGGTGGAACGGGGCACGCCCAGTTCCGAGGCAATCCGGATCGCCGCCTGGCCCCGCCGCCTTCGACCTACGGCCTCGACGACGAGGCCAAGCTCGTGGCTTCGCGCCAGGCGATGCGGCTGGCTGGAGCGATCCAGGAGTCCGGCCGGACCCTCTGTTTTGAACCGAGCGAGCCATCGGTAGGCCCTGCGCGTGCTGATTCCTATGGATTCAGCCGCATCCCGGACCGTCCAGTCCTCCTCCAGAACGCGCTTCACCATTAATGCTCGACTGGCGGGGCAAGACTTTGCTGAACTGTGGAGGTTCACCCGAGGCTCCGAGAAAGCTGTTTGTTGGCGCTTTCAGCTTCCCAGATCTCGGGTGAACAACCTGATTGGCACTTACATCTAGACCTCCTCCCGGATCACATGGTCCAGGAACTCCAGAAAGCTCATCTCACCTTTGGCACCGGCCTCCAGCAGGCCATCCAATCGTTCTCGGGTGCTCACCAGCTTCAGGCGGGTCAGGTGGCGCTCCAGCCGCTCCATGCGGGGATCTACCATGCTTCACCTCCCACGATGGCGGCGTAGTGGGCCAGGGGCGACGGATCTCACAGGGCTTCGCTGAAGCTTTCGCCCCACCCACCAGACCCTCCACATGCCCAGGGTCCTCGATGACTTGGTGGCGACCGGGGTGCACCGTGTGCTCGGCGATAACCACACCTCGGGACATCACCTGGATGAGTTCGAACTCGACCCTGACCTCCAGGGTGATGCCCACGAACTGCGGCGGGACACTGTAGCGGTTGGTATCCACGTCGATCCGGCCATCGCTGGAAGCCTTCTGGGTGAAGTGCCTCACCCGCAGGTGGCTCGGGTGGTTCCCCAGAGGTTTGAGGGCAACCTTCTCCATCTCGAACCGGTCGATGGGTCGTTCATGGGTGGTGCCGTGCACCCGCACATCGGCCACCGCCCGCATCCACCAGGTTAGGTGCTTGTCCAGAGCCTCGTCACTCTCCCATTCCAATCGGCCCAGGGCATTCCCTTTGGCATACCCCACGACGTTCTCCACCTTCCCTTTGGTCCGGGCGCGGAAGGGTTGGCAGGCCCTCGGCACCACGCCCCAATGCCGACAGAAGGCTTCGAACTCCGGGTGGAACTGAGGCCGTCCGCCCTTCCGTCCCAGCACCAGCGGTTTCACGTTATCCGTCAGGATCTCCTCCGGCACCCCGCCGAAGTGCCGGAACGCATGCTCCAGGCCCATGATCCAGTCCCGCTGACGCAGGCTGCCGGAGATCTCGATGTAGCACCGGCGGGAGAAACCCAGGGTTGCCACGAACACATAGCGTTTCTGGCGCTCGCCCTCGATCCGCAGCCACTTCTCCCCGAAGTCCACCTGCATCTGTTTCCCGGGCATGGTCTCGAATCGCAGGGTCGCCTTCTGCGCCCACTCCCAGGCCTGGCGGAAGGGCTGAACCTCCCGCTCGACCGTCCGCAGGCTCACGGCGATCCCTCTGGCCGCCAGTTCCTGCCCAGCACGTCGAAGTTCCGAACCCCAGCATGGAACCGAGCTCGGAGCCACTCCCGATGGGGCGTCAGAATCCCTGGGCGGCCCTCGTCTCCCCCATACCGGCGGCTCTCGCCTGACCTGAGCCAGTCCCGGACGGTATTCCGCGACACAGCCGTCTCCTGAGAGATACGCTTCGCTCCCCAGCCCAAGGCCTTCAACGCGAATACCTGTGCCACGGCCCCCTCACCCAGCATCGTGGCCTCCGATCTCCGGACGCCAGGATCCTCCCGCTCCACTTCCATTGCTTTCCCCCCCTCAGGGGGTCAATATTCGTGTCGCCAAGGGGTCAGTTTCTGATGTCGCCCGACACCAGGCTCAGGTCTGCCACCAGGCGGATAGGACCCCCCGGGCGGCCGTTGTCTGGGCAATACAGGCTTCCAAAATCGGCCTCCAGCCTGCTCCAATCCATGATCCGGACAAATTGCTTCATTCGTACGCCAGAAATCGCCGGGCGTACCTCACTTTCTGGTGTACCAGATACGCCTAAGATTTCCTCAAATTGTTGCCAAATCTACATCTGTGACTTGTCCAGGGGCGACTAATTCGGAGCCAGAAGCGTAAGGTGAAGAACAAGATCTACAGCCAGCATGCCCCCGAAGTGGAGTGCATCGGAAAAGGGAAAGACCATCGCCCCTATGAGTTCGGCGTAAAGGTGAGCTTGGCTGTCACTCACAAGGAGGTTTTCTACGTGGACATTCAGGCTTGCCCCGGCAATCCCTTCCATGGGCGCAGGCAGGGGGCCCCGCTTCCGGCCCAGGTCGTGGCAGACGTTGACGGCGATGCGAACGAGCCAGGCCTCGAAGGGTTCGCCCAGACGAAAGGTGTGCAGAGAGCGGAACACGCGGAGGTAGGTTTCCTGGGCGGCATCCTCGGCCAGGTGGCGGTCCCCGAGAAGGCGCCATGATAGGGCCAGGACCCGGGCCTCGGTCTGCGCCATCAGGGGCTCGAAAGCCTCCACATCACCGGCGCGAAGGCGCCGGATCAGGGGGGTCAGCGGATCTTCCACCCGCGCTGCCGGAAGGGGTTCCATCCCCTCCTCCATCAGCACGGCTTCGGATCCTGGCACCACCGCACGATTCCTCCCTCATCAATGCATACCGGGAGATCGGATCAAGTGTTGACCCGAAAAATCGAATTCCGAATAGAAAAACCTCCATGCCGTGTTGTCTCAAGCCAGCACAACGGCGAACGGCGCTGGCCATTTTTGCTCG
This sequence is a window from Geothrix sp. PMB-07. Protein-coding genes within it:
- the tatA gene encoding twin-arginine translocase TatA/TatE family subunit gives rise to the protein MGNLGITEILLIGLALLLFFGPSRLPELGKSLGKGIQEFKKAGKELTEAVSEEVRNERK
- a CDS encoding IS481 family transposase, which encodes MVKRVLEEDWTVRDAAESIGISRRRAYRWLARFKTEGPAGLLDRSSQPHRLARSHELGLVVEAVGRRRRGQAAIRIASELGVPRSTVGFWLHKARISKASDLQPKEPDNRYEHAAPGDLLHLDTKKLANFHEVGHRATGIRHHKNRDAGYQVLHVCSDDHSRACYMEVLPDEKKETTASFLQRALLHFQARGVTARKLLTDNGSPYRSKAFKAMREAFGLTHSRTRPYRPRTNGKAERLIQTALREWAYGPTWQSSDERNQALGAWLHFYNHHRPHKALGGQPPVTRLVNLVGTDS
- a CDS encoding HAD family hydrolase; amino-acid sequence: MRKAVIFDLDDTLYPESSYNISGFQAVGWHVSKYYGMKDFGTQCITLFNQGIRGDIFDRVLNANKMEIPVLDLINVYRSHSPAIALYNDARVVLTSLSRSVPLGLITDGYRMVQRRKVAALGIEPFFTAIVFSDDEGPDSWKPSPRPYIRLINEMSKHADDFIYCGDNPKKDFITARKLGWQTVMVDRGLYDLTVIEPEYHADILVTSLEQVPWHVLGVGFQPPSHSPN
- a CDS encoding ATP-grasp domain-containing protein, whose protein sequence is MKQRPLNILFTSSGRRVNLLRHFQRTLVELGIPGKILAGDASSNVPTAFVADCFVLLPRIESSSYIDTLLEQCIELQVSLLFPLIDSDLGILARNRQRFFEKGIQIIISSPEAIDIANDKRLTNAFFQQHFIDTPHLFTTQELESIKANDFPLLIKPWNGSSSIGVTKITTPRELEFFSSYIPNAMIQEFIVGSEFTCDVLCGISGQIKCVVPRRRIAIRSGEVSKSVTVKDQSIITAVEKLITTLPEVVGGLTVQCFRRLDGRLCFTEINPRFAGGITLSLQAGADFPRWLIQEYLGLPCGAQMNAWRDGLVMLRFDDEIIVPEARIK
- a CDS encoding beta-1,6-N-acetylglucosaminyltransferase, encoding MKRHAYLVMAHENHDQLCRLLSLLDDERNDIYLQTDSKGDILLWELRLTKSKLQILKPFPIFWGGYSVIKGVLELLREATKGEYIYYHLLTGVDLPLVSQDIIHEYLENSEIEYINIEPKYKNEAFEKATYYHFFVEFSSYRKNKFLRAMRYALVKFQKIFGIHFSKEPAGGFHHGSAYFSISHSFALYVLNKEEWIEKTFRHGLTCDEVFMQTLILNSPFKERLSLGGKNMTTNLRYIDWKRREKNSPYTFNSDDFNELTKAGEIAFFARKFNMNRDDKIINLLVKKIKKSEGVKIL
- a CDS encoding IS481 family transposase, which codes for MVKRVLEEDWTVRDAAESIGISTRRAYRWLARFKTEGPAGLLDRSSQPHRLARSHELGLVVEAVGRRRRGQAAIRIASELGVPRSTVGFWLRKARISKASDLQPKEPDNRYEHAAPGDLLHLDTKKLANFHEVGHRATGIRHHKNRDAGYQVLHVCSDDHSRACYMEVLPDEKKETTASFLQRALLHFQARGVTARKLLTDNGSPYRSKAFKAMREAFGLTHSRTRPDRPRTNGKAERLIQTALREWAYGPTWQSSDERNQALGAWLHFYNHHRPHKALGGQPPVTRLVNLVGTDT
- the istA gene encoding IS21 family transposase, yielding MSLRTVEREVQPFRQAWEWAQKATLRFETMPGKQMQVDFGEKWLRIEGERQKRYVFVATLGFSRRCYIEISGSLRQRDWIMGLEHAFRHFGGVPEEILTDNVKPLVLGRKGGRPQFHPEFEAFCRHWGVVPRACQPFRARTKGKVENVVGYAKGNALGRLEWESDEALDKHLTWWMRAVADVRVHGTTHERPIDRFEMEKVALKPLGNHPSHLRVRHFTQKASSDGRIDVDTNRYSVPPQFVGITLEVRVEFELIQVMSRGVVIAEHTVHPGRHQVIEDPGHVEGLVGGAKASAKPCEIRRPWPTTPPSWEVKHGRSPHGAAGAPPDPPEAGEHPRTIGWPAGGRCQR